The Arctopsyche grandis isolate Sample6627 chromosome 10, ASM5162203v2, whole genome shotgun sequence genome window below encodes:
- the Amacr gene encoding alpha-methylacyl-CoA racemase isoform X2: MALKGIKVVEMLGLAPGPFCGMLLAEFGATVVIVDKIEPLMIEDVLGNGKRNLALNLKSPKGVKILRELVRKSDVLIEPFRPGVMEKLGLGPNILMADNPRLIYARLTGYGQYGEFHKKGGHDINYVSLSGLLSMLGRKNLNPMPPINYAADFAGGGMLCAMGIAMALFERSSSNKGQIIDSSMVEGTAYTSSWIFRSQKLPIWGKDAGENILDGGAHFYNTYKTKDGEYMAVGSIEPKFYAELLSTLNIKNSVNDQFISDPESQKEMLSNLFITRTKAEWDKIFEQVDACVTPVLTTEEAAAYPHNKTRGSFTVSYDGKIAPTPAPRLSRTPASSLASQRPPRHGEHTEAVLSYLNYSPAEIAKLNKEGAVYVEAKSNL; the protein is encoded by the exons ATGGCGTTAAAAGGCATAAAAGTAGTTGAAATGTTAGGATTGGCTCCTGGGCCATTTTGTGGTATGCTTCTTGCAGAATTTGGAGCAACCGTCGTTATTGTAGATAAG ATAGAACCGTTAATGATAGAGGACGTGTTAGGGAATGGTAAACGCAACCTTgccttaaatttaaaaagccCAAAAGGTGTTAAAATACTACGAGAGCTGGTGCGAAAGTCGGACGTATTGATCGAACCGTTTAGACCGGGAGTGATGGAAAAATTAGGTCTCGGCCCCAACATTCTGATGGCAGATAATCCCAGACTGATATACGCAAGACTCACTGGCTACGGACAGTATGGGGAATTCCACAAGAAAGGAGGACATGACATCAACTATGTATCGCTTTCGGGATTATTGTCCATGCTCGGCCGGAAGAATTTAAATCCTATGCCTCCGATCAATTACGCTGCTGATTTTGCTGGTGGTGGAATGTTGTGTGCTATGGGCATCGCTATGGCTCTGTTCGAGCGGTCATCGTCCAACAAGGGTCAGATAATAGATTCCAGCATGGTCGAAGGGACTGCTTATACTTCGAGTTGGATTTTCAGGTCTCAAAAACTACCAATATGGGGTAAGGACGCCGGTGAAAATATTTTAGATGGAGGAGCGCATTTTTACAATACGTACAAGACTAAAGATGGAGAGTACATGGCTGTTGGTTCAATAGAACCAAAGTTTTATGCTGAATTGCTTTCAACTTTGAATATCAAAAATTCTGTAAACGATCAATTTATATCAGACCCCGAGTCCCAGAAGGAAATGTTAAGTAATTTGTTCATCACCCGGACGAAAGCAGAGTGGGATAAGATTTTTGAACAAGTTGACGCTTGTGTGACTCCCGTTCTGACTACTGAAGAGGCTGCTGCTTACCCGCACAACAAAACGAGGGGTTCATTCACTGTGAGCTATGATGGAAAAATTGCACCGACACCTGCTCCACGACTCAGTCGTACGCCTGCTTCGTCTCTAGCGAGTCAACGACCTCCACGTCACGGTGAACATACTGAAGCTGTGTTGTCGTATCTTAATTATAGTCCTGCTGAAATTGCAAAACTTAACAAAGAAGGCGCTGTGTACGTTGAAGCGAAATCCAACCtatga
- the Amacr gene encoding alpha-methylacyl-CoA racemase isoform X1: MQIISDLPMALKGIKVVEMLGLAPGPFCGMLLAEFGATVVIVDKIEPLMIEDVLGNGKRNLALNLKSPKGVKILRELVRKSDVLIEPFRPGVMEKLGLGPNILMADNPRLIYARLTGYGQYGEFHKKGGHDINYVSLSGLLSMLGRKNLNPMPPINYAADFAGGGMLCAMGIAMALFERSSSNKGQIIDSSMVEGTAYTSSWIFRSQKLPIWGKDAGENILDGGAHFYNTYKTKDGEYMAVGSIEPKFYAELLSTLNIKNSVNDQFISDPESQKEMLSNLFITRTKAEWDKIFEQVDACVTPVLTTEEAAAYPHNKTRGSFTVSYDGKIAPTPAPRLSRTPASSLASQRPPRHGEHTEAVLSYLNYSPAEIAKLNKEGAVYVEAKSNL; this comes from the exons ATGGCGTTAAAAGGCATAAAAGTAGTTGAAATGTTAGGATTGGCTCCTGGGCCATTTTGTGGTATGCTTCTTGCAGAATTTGGAGCAACCGTCGTTATTGTAGATAAG ATAGAACCGTTAATGATAGAGGACGTGTTAGGGAATGGTAAACGCAACCTTgccttaaatttaaaaagccCAAAAGGTGTTAAAATACTACGAGAGCTGGTGCGAAAGTCGGACGTATTGATCGAACCGTTTAGACCGGGAGTGATGGAAAAATTAGGTCTCGGCCCCAACATTCTGATGGCAGATAATCCCAGACTGATATACGCAAGACTCACTGGCTACGGACAGTATGGGGAATTCCACAAGAAAGGAGGACATGACATCAACTATGTATCGCTTTCGGGATTATTGTCCATGCTCGGCCGGAAGAATTTAAATCCTATGCCTCCGATCAATTACGCTGCTGATTTTGCTGGTGGTGGAATGTTGTGTGCTATGGGCATCGCTATGGCTCTGTTCGAGCGGTCATCGTCCAACAAGGGTCAGATAATAGATTCCAGCATGGTCGAAGGGACTGCTTATACTTCGAGTTGGATTTTCAGGTCTCAAAAACTACCAATATGGGGTAAGGACGCCGGTGAAAATATTTTAGATGGAGGAGCGCATTTTTACAATACGTACAAGACTAAAGATGGAGAGTACATGGCTGTTGGTTCAATAGAACCAAAGTTTTATGCTGAATTGCTTTCAACTTTGAATATCAAAAATTCTGTAAACGATCAATTTATATCAGACCCCGAGTCCCAGAAGGAAATGTTAAGTAATTTGTTCATCACCCGGACGAAAGCAGAGTGGGATAAGATTTTTGAACAAGTTGACGCTTGTGTGACTCCCGTTCTGACTACTGAAGAGGCTGCTGCTTACCCGCACAACAAAACGAGGGGTTCATTCACTGTGAGCTATGATGGAAAAATTGCACCGACACCTGCTCCACGACTCAGTCGTACGCCTGCTTCGTCTCTAGCGAGTCAACGACCTCCACGTCACGGTGAACATACTGAAGCTGTGTTGTCGTATCTTAATTATAGTCCTGCTGAAATTGCAAAACTTAACAAAGAAGGCGCTGTGTACGTTGAAGCGAAATCCAACCtatga
- the LOC143918331 gene encoding thiamine transporter 1-like, protein MEQWVTVSLVLCTFGLLRELRPSEPYVSEFLVGPWRNITKETLYQEVYPISTYSYLGLLVVIFLITDYLKYKLLIIVSGLSGIAVYAILLWTESLEWLQVSQFCYALYMATEVAYYTYMFAKVDKDKYNQVASYTRSSALFGRFISGASAQLLVSFDVLDYRELNYITFTTQILATIWALFLPPVKKSIYFHREAEIPMTSDDAHADNFTQENVIHLFWKHIKSAYTQNTVVCWSIWYAASTAGYYQVQSYIQILWIEVELGDKNIYNGIVKAIITILSSGAALLAGLRRFKNQNIYNILPAIAAAFQSIVILIASYAEALWLCYLGYICLSITYHYMITIASFHIAKGLKYNNCFGLIFGLNTLFALTIQSLMTLLFVSVHGFNFTIRNQYKAYASYFATMSVIGFVLFVSTYFVKRKRTENENLEELATNENENK, encoded by the exons ATGGAGCAATGGGTGACCGTTTCGCTGGTGCTGTGCACTTTTGGCCTGCTTCGTGAGCTCCGCCCTTCCGAGCCCTATGTCTCCGAATTCCTGGTCGGACCCTGGCGGAACATTACGAAGGAGACCCTCTATCAGGAAGTCTACCCGATATCCACCTACTCCTACCTGGGCTTGCTCGTCGTCATCTTCCTCATCACAGACTATCTCAAATACAAGCTGCTCATTATAGTATCTG GTCTGTCTGGAATTGCAGTGTATGCCATATTGTTATGGACAGAAAGCTTAGAATGGCTGCAGGTGTCACAATTCTGTTATGCTCTCTACATGGCTACGGAAGTAGCTTACTATACGTATATGTTTGCTAAG GTAgataaagataaatataatcAGGTAGCCTCGTATACCAGATCGTCAGCTCTTTTTGGTCGCTTCATTTCCGGGGCTTCAGCTCAGCTGTTAGTTTCGTTTGACGTGCTAGATTATCGGGAGCTCAATTACATTACTTTTACTA CTCAAATATTAGCAACAATATGGGCACTATTTTTGCCCCCCGTCAAAAAAAGTATTTACTTCCACCGTGAAGCAGAAATACCGATGACTTCCGACGACGCACATGCTGATAATTTTACACAG GAAAATGTGATTCATTTATTTTGGAAGCACATTAAATCGGCATATACTCAAAATACTGTCGTTTGCTGGTCCATTTGGTATGCTGCTTCTACTGCAGGGTATTATCAAGTACAATCGTACATTCAGATTCTTTGGATAGAAGTTGAATTAGGAGACAAA aacATATACAACGGCATTGTGAAAGCAATAATAACAATCTTGTCGTCCGGAGCTGCTCTATTGGCAGGCTTGAGAAGATTCAAAaaccaaaatatctacaacaTACTACCGGCAATAGCCGCAGCCTTCCAAAGCATAGTCATTTTGATTGCTTCGTACGCTGAGGCACTTTGGCTATGCTACTTGGGATATATATGCCTCAGTATAACCTATCATTATATGATCACAATAGCaag CTTTCACATTGCAAAGGGTcttaagtataataattgttTCGGTTTGATATTTGGACTGAATACATTATTTGCATTGACGATTCAGTCTTTGATGACGCTTTTGTTTGTATCAGTACACGGATTTAATTTCACTATTCGCAATCAGTACAAAGCGTACGCTTCATATTTTGCTACAATGAGTGTGATTGGATTTGTTTTGTTTGTATCAACATATTTTGTGAAACGCAAACGAACGGAGAATGAAAACCTAGAAGAATTGGCAACTaacgaaaatgaaaataaataa